From a region of the Acanthochromis polyacanthus isolate Apoly-LR-REF ecotype Palm Island chromosome 3, KAUST_Apoly_ChrSc, whole genome shotgun sequence genome:
- the sorbs2a gene encoding sorbin and SH3 domain-containing protein 2 isoform X5, whose translation MNTGSDSHSSDLDSWRSRSATDGLKNGDASSSSLAAKGFRSVRPNLQEKKSPTQGPSSPDPTARHSPYRCHSSESLDYLSGLMPKALSPAPYVPTGAGVTAGAVSGPSLTAVGSVSIGGCASPSASPVTVSALSHYSSSTAGLLDELQICSLDSPGASPTPSPTLSHVSAYTSTAGPDDVLTTSVASTAAAATVTNGQVLSHAMNGSASHPQRPLSPPSYPPPPASLHTGLQRQSRSSEGSEAVTRESVVSGHTSVSSTVPIARFSEEEKKVSVIKAPHYEGIGPVDESGIPIAIRTTVDRPKDWYKTMFKQIHKVHKADDDYSDTYSAAYAVINNDDYSLSSGTTMAHPAPRTHTYRPLSKSPSDNGGHLGSQEPSPSPVPPPPPPMPSLLQLRANEKDSTDMNEWGPPDRKVDTRKYRAEPKSIFEYEPGKSSILEQERPTYDDIDLENEPWYKFFSELEFGRPPPKKRLDYNPDISARQRIETSLHIAPADKPPERPASSASDYRKRRKSEPSSSQVNAQSQSRAATSPKPVDAYRPSSSLRKPVIRSSPSSPSRAKGGDACNMYSNSLTSSGPYQQPLLPPVPPNPVRCHEDANQDGSSSSKQSECFKNSWQVKHRDAETWSSAEEVPPSPGKMKSRSCDDLLNDGHSGSGGRNATRSESAGSLVCDGIPSTASASTRSLPRLHRRRAHDSPGFLQLYRKMHQIDRAHLIPSEVIRSVRARILELERQPHLHRHRLSPWTPSWGVEVPRDMVPNRISEYERLIQKSKSMPNLGDSEVPSGTTTPGGSSSRASSGGGGTPSFPKRRFSIESLLEEDNNGNSGTASHSMDHLHRPRSPPEGQPRVGPEPGRGRSFPAPPVPRGPQANPDYSDSEQDAVASDLSDFIQVEGSSFCSESDFDHCSLTSSESLYGSSTLHHHHLRHHHHHHHHHSGHQSLSQTQGYQHRHLISTCKGRCPASYTRFTTMLRHERERARQEHQRPSQQSRSSHSQIQSSQSQQAMSKLAFLVSPVPFRRKKGSPPTSRRSSGGGGRGSRPKSKQAIYEALDAALRDIYEHIQADRGHRNTRAPDDSILRRILAELLPNVPERSSSLRGRRGCWHGGHSSASLYPDGSPTGYASYRGEPSTPRLQSPISACYGRHLETSNNNEYDEEQGNGNSLCYSDQDVSRSYSTMDGRHTPQSRRPTPDREVSHKQMTQLILFSLLHQKQPARAIYDFKAQTAKELTFKKGDAVNIIRQIDTNWYEGEHRGRVGIFPISYVEKMPSTEKQQPVRPPPPAHVREIGEAVARYNFNADTNVELSLRKGERVIVIRQVDQNWYEGKIPDTTKQGIFPVSYVDIVKRSPSKSSTHHIDPHGYPGNRTPSSTPIKRLVQDALHGGGDPYQALYNYVPRNEDELELREGDIVDVMEKCDDGWFVGTSRRSKLFGTFPGNYVKQL comes from the exons TACCTGTCTGGCCTAATGCCCAAGGCCCTATCGCCCGCCCCGTACGTTCCTACCGGAGCTGGCGTCACAGCTGGTGCGGTCAGCGGGCCGAGCCTTACCGCAGTCGGCAGCGTGAGCATCGGTGGCTGCGCGTCACCCTCGGCCTCCCCCGTGACCGTGTCGGCTCTCAGCCACTACTCGTCATCCACGGCGGGTCTGCTGGACGAACTGCAGATCTGTAGCCTGGACTCGCCTGGCGCCTCACCCACGCCATCGCCCACTCTCAGCCATGTCTCTGCCTACACATCCACTGCTGGCCCTGATGATGTGCTAACAACTTCTGTGGCCTCCACTGCTGCAGCAGCCACTGTCACTAAC GGCCAGGTCCTCTCTCACGCTATGAATGGAAGTGCTAGCCATCCACAGAGGCCCCTGTCCCCTCCATCCTATCCTCCACCCCCGGCCTCACTCCACACTGGGCTCCAGAGACAGAGCAGGAGTTCAG AGGGCAGTGAAGCAGTCACCAGAGAGTCTGTGGTGTCCGGCCACACCAGTGTTAGCAGCACTGTGCCCATTGCCCGCTTCTCagaagaggaaaagaaggtTTCTGTCATTAAAGCCCCCCATTATGAAGGCATTGGCCCTGTGGACGAGTCAGGCATCCCTATTGCCATCCGCACG ACGGTGGATCGGCCTAAGGACTGGTACAAAACTATGTTTAAGCAGATTCACAAAGTTCACAAAGCAG ATGATGACTACTCTGACACATACAGTGCAGCATATGCCGTGATCAACAACG ATGACTACAGCCTGTCCTCCGGCACCACCATGGCCCACCCAGCTCCTCGGACACACACCTACAGGCCTCTGTCTAAGAGCCCCTCGGACAACGGAGGGCATCTGGGGTCTCAGGAGCCTTCGCCGTCCCCTGTacccccaccacctccacccaTGCCATCCCTCCTCCAGCTGAGGGCCAATGAGAAGGATTCAACAGACAT GAATGAATGGGGTCCTCCTGACAGGAAAGTGGATACGCGGAAGTATCGCGCAGAGCCCAAGAGTATTTTTGAGTATGAGCCTGGGAAGTCCTCCATTTTGGAGCAGGAAAGACCA ACCTATGATGACATAGATTTAGAGAACGAGCCTTGGTATAAGTTCTTTTCCGAGCTGGAGTTTGGGCGGCCG CCTCCTAAAAAACGGCTGGATTATAATCCAGACATCTCCGCTCGCCAGCGTATTGAG ACATCTCTGCACATCGCTCCTGCTGACAAGCCTCCGGAGAGACCTGCAAG TTCTGCCAGCGACTACAGGAAGAGAAGGAAGTCTGAGCCATCAAGTTCCCAAGTGAATGCCCAGTCTCAGAGCAGAGCTGCTACTTCCCCTAAACCAGTGGATGCCTACAGACCTAGCAGCAGCTTAAGGAAACCTGTCATTCGTTCCTCACCATCCTCACCCTCAAGAGCCAAAG GTGGGGACGCATGCAACATGTATTCAAACAGTTTGACCTCCTCAGGTCCTTATCAGCAGCCCTTACTGCCCCCTGTCCCTCCTAACCCTGTCCGTTGCCACGAGGACGCCAACCAGGATGGCAGCTCTTCCTCAAAACAGTCTGAGTGTTTTAAGAACAGCTGGCAGGTAAAACATCGCGATGCTGAGACATGGAGCAGTGCAGAGGAGGTGCCACCCTCCCCTGGCAAGATGAAGTCACGGAGTTGTGACGACTTACTCAATGATGGACATTCTGGCTCAGGTGGGCGCAATGCGACCCGCTCAGAAAGCGCTGGGTCGTTGGTGTGTGACGGGATTCCCTCGACAGCCTCAGCCTCCACTCGTTCACTGCCTCGGCTCCACCGTCGACGGGCTCATGATTCGCCAGGCTTTCTCCAGCTCTATCGTAAAATGCATCAGATTGATCGAGCTCACCTCATCCCATCAGAAGTTATCCGCTCGGTCCGTGCTCGCATCCTGGAGCTAGAACGCCAACCTCACCTGCATCGGCATCGCCTCTCTCCTTGGACACCCTCTTGGGGTGTGGAAGTGCCACGCGATATGGTGCCAAATCGCATTTCTGAATATGAACGTCTTATTCAGAAGTCCAAATCAATGCCAAACTTGGGTGATAGTGAGGTGCCTTCAGGCACCACCACACCAGGTGGCTCGTCATCTCGAGCTagcagtggtggtggtggcacaCCCAGTTTTCCAAAACGTCGTTTTTCCATAGAATCTTTACTAGAGGAAGACAACAATGGCAACAGTGGAACCGCATCTCATAGCATGGATCACTTGCATCGGCCTCGCAGCCCACCAGAGGGCCAGCCTCGTGTCGGGCCAGAACCTGGCCGTGGCCGCTCCTTTCCTGCTCCTCCGGTTCCCCGAGGCCCACAAGCCAACCCCGACTATTCAGACAGTGAACAAGACGCTGTTGCCTCTGACCTCAGTGATTTCATCCAGGTAGAGGGCTCCTCATTTTGCAGTGAGAGTGACTTTGACCATTGCTCACTAACCTCCTCTGAGAGTCTGTACGGGTCTTCCAcccttcatcatcaccacctccgtcatcaccaccatcatcaccaccatcattcTGGTCACCAAAGTCTAAGCCAGACCCAGGGCTACCAACACCGCCACCTCATCAGCACCTGCAAAGGCCGCTGCCCAGCCTCATACACCCGTttcaccaccatgcttcgcCATGAGAGAGAACGAGCGCGGCAGGAGCACCAGAGACCTTCACAGCAGAGCCGCAGCAGCCATTCCCAAATCCAGAGCTCACAGTCACAGCAAGCGATGTCCAAGCTGGCCTTCCTGGTCAGCCCAGTGCCTTTCCGCAGGAAAAAGGGCTCACCACCTACCTCTAGAAGAAGCAGTGGCGGCGGAGGTCGAGGTAGCAGACCCAAGTCCAAGCAGGCCATTTATGAAGCACTCGATGCAGCCTTGAGAGACATATATGAGCACATTCAAGCAGACAGAGGCCACAGAAACACTAGGGCACCGGATGATAGCATCCTGAGGAGAATCCTGGCTGAACTGCTGCCAAATGTGCCTGAACGAAGCTCCTCGTTGCGGGGGCGGAGGGGGTGTTGGCACGGGGGTCACTCATCTGCATCTTTGTACCCAGATGGGAGCCCCACTGGGTACGCCTCATATAGAGGGGAGCCCTCCACACCGCGGCTACAGTCACCGATCAGTGCCTGTTACGGACGACACTTGGAGACCTCAAACAATAATGAATATGACGAGGAGCAGGGCAATGGAAACAGTCTCTGTTATTCAG ACCAGGATGTCTCCAGGAGTTATTCCACCATGGATGGACGCCACACACCTCAGAGTAGAAGACCTACTCCTGACAGAGAG GTCTCCCATAAACAGATGACACAACTTATTCTgttctctctcctccatcagAAACAGCCTGCGAGAGCCATTTATGATTTTAAGGCACAAACTGCTAA GGAGCTGACGTTTAAAAAGGGTGATGCAGTGAACATCATCAGGCAGATAGATACCAACTGGTATGAAGGAGAGCACCGAGGACGGGTGGGAATTTTCCCCATATCATACGTAGAG AAGATGCCGtccacagagaaacagcagccCGTCCGTCCTCCTCCCCCAGCACATGTCAGAGAGATTGGAGAAGCAGTGGCACGCTACAACTTCAACGCTGATACTAATGTGGAGCTATCACTAAGAAAG GGTGAGAGAGTGATTGTGATCAGGCAGGTGGATCAGAACTGGTACGAGGGGAAGATCCCAGACACAACCAAACAGGGCATCTTTCCTGTGTCCTACGTCGACATTGTCAAACGCTCCCCGTCCAAGAGCTCCACCCACCACATCGATCCGCACGGTTACCCCGGCAACAGGACACCAAGCTCCACACCCATCAAG CGATTAGTACAAGATGCACTCCATGGTGGAGGAGACCC GTACCAGGCCTTGTACAACTACGTGCCTCGCAACGAGGATGAGCTGGAGCTGAGAGAAGGAGACATCGTTGACGTGATGGAGAAGTGCGACGATGGCTGGTTTGTTG GGACCTCTCGAAGGAGCAAGCTGTTTGGAACCTTCCCAGGAAACTACGTGAAGCAGCTATAA
- the sorbs2a gene encoding sorbin and SH3 domain-containing protein 2 isoform X6 translates to MNTDSGGCVRKSVALSLKLSPMKRVQSSPNLATGSDSHSSDLDSWRSRSATDGLKNGDASSSSLAAKGFRSVRPNLQEKKSPTQGPSSPDPTARHSPYRCHSSESLDYLSGLMPKALSPAPYVPTGAGVTAGAVSGPSLTAVGSVSIGGCASPSASPVTVSALSHYSSSTAGLLDELQICSLDSPGASPTPSPTLSHVSAYTSTAGPDDVLTTSVASTAAAATVTNGQVLSHAMNGSASHPQRPLSPPSYPPPPASLHTGLQRQSRSSEGSEAVTRESVVSGHTSVSSTVPIARFSEEEKKVSVIKAPHYEGIGPVDESGIPIAIRTTVDRPKDWYKTMFKQIHKVHKADDDYSDTYSAAYAVINNDDYSLSSGTTMAHPAPRTHTYRPLSKSPSDNGGHLGSQEPSPSPVPPPPPPMPSLLQLRANEKDSTDMNEWGPPDRKVDTRKYRAEPKSIFEYEPGKSSILEQERPTSLHIAPADKPPERPASSASDYRKRRKSEPSSSQVNAQSQSRAATSPKPVDAYRPSSSLRKPVIRSSPSSPSRAKGGDACNMYSNSLTSSGPYQQPLLPPVPPNPVRCHEDANQDGSSSSKQSECFKNSWQVKHRDAETWSSAEEVPPSPGKMKSRSCDDLLNDGHSGSGGRNATRSESAGSLVCDGIPSTASASTRSLPRLHRRRAHDSPGFLQLYRKMHQIDRAHLIPSEVIRSVRARILELERQPHLHRHRLSPWTPSWGVEVPRDMVPNRISEYERLIQKSKSMPNLGDSEVPSGTTTPGGSSSRASSGGGGTPSFPKRRFSIESLLEEDNNGNSGTASHSMDHLHRPRSPPEGQPRVGPEPGRGRSFPAPPVPRGPQANPDYSDSEQDAVASDLSDFIQVEGSSFCSESDFDHCSLTSSESLYGSSTLHHHHLRHHHHHHHHHSGHQSLSQTQGYQHRHLISTCKGRCPASYTRFTTMLRHERERARQEHQRPSQQSRSSHSQIQSSQSQQAMSKLAFLVSPVPFRRKKGSPPTSRRSSGGGGRGSRPKSKQAIYEALDAALRDIYEHIQADRGHRNTRAPDDSILRRILAELLPNVPERSSSLRGRRGCWHGGHSSASLYPDGSPTGYASYRGEPSTPRLQSPISACYGRHLETSNNNEYDEEQGNGNSLCYSDQDVSRSYSTMDGRHTPQSRRPTPDREVSHKQMTQLILFSLLHQKQPARAIYDFKAQTAKELTFKKGDAVNIIRQIDTNWYEGEHRGRVGIFPISYVEKMPSTEKQQPVRPPPPAHVREIGEAVARYNFNADTNVELSLRKGERVIVIRQVDQNWYEGKIPDTTKQGIFPVSYVDIVKRSPSKSSTHHIDPHGYPGNRTPSSTPIKRLVQDALHGGGDPYQALYNYVPRNEDELELREGDIVDVMEKCDDGWFVGTSRRSKLFGTFPGNYVKQL, encoded by the exons TACCTGTCTGGCCTAATGCCCAAGGCCCTATCGCCCGCCCCGTACGTTCCTACCGGAGCTGGCGTCACAGCTGGTGCGGTCAGCGGGCCGAGCCTTACCGCAGTCGGCAGCGTGAGCATCGGTGGCTGCGCGTCACCCTCGGCCTCCCCCGTGACCGTGTCGGCTCTCAGCCACTACTCGTCATCCACGGCGGGTCTGCTGGACGAACTGCAGATCTGTAGCCTGGACTCGCCTGGCGCCTCACCCACGCCATCGCCCACTCTCAGCCATGTCTCTGCCTACACATCCACTGCTGGCCCTGATGATGTGCTAACAACTTCTGTGGCCTCCACTGCTGCAGCAGCCACTGTCACTAAC GGCCAGGTCCTCTCTCACGCTATGAATGGAAGTGCTAGCCATCCACAGAGGCCCCTGTCCCCTCCATCCTATCCTCCACCCCCGGCCTCACTCCACACTGGGCTCCAGAGACAGAGCAGGAGTTCAG AGGGCAGTGAAGCAGTCACCAGAGAGTCTGTGGTGTCCGGCCACACCAGTGTTAGCAGCACTGTGCCCATTGCCCGCTTCTCagaagaggaaaagaaggtTTCTGTCATTAAAGCCCCCCATTATGAAGGCATTGGCCCTGTGGACGAGTCAGGCATCCCTATTGCCATCCGCACG ACGGTGGATCGGCCTAAGGACTGGTACAAAACTATGTTTAAGCAGATTCACAAAGTTCACAAAGCAG ATGATGACTACTCTGACACATACAGTGCAGCATATGCCGTGATCAACAACG ATGACTACAGCCTGTCCTCCGGCACCACCATGGCCCACCCAGCTCCTCGGACACACACCTACAGGCCTCTGTCTAAGAGCCCCTCGGACAACGGAGGGCATCTGGGGTCTCAGGAGCCTTCGCCGTCCCCTGTacccccaccacctccacccaTGCCATCCCTCCTCCAGCTGAGGGCCAATGAGAAGGATTCAACAGACAT GAATGAATGGGGTCCTCCTGACAGGAAAGTGGATACGCGGAAGTATCGCGCAGAGCCCAAGAGTATTTTTGAGTATGAGCCTGGGAAGTCCTCCATTTTGGAGCAGGAAAGACCA ACATCTCTGCACATCGCTCCTGCTGACAAGCCTCCGGAGAGACCTGCAAG TTCTGCCAGCGACTACAGGAAGAGAAGGAAGTCTGAGCCATCAAGTTCCCAAGTGAATGCCCAGTCTCAGAGCAGAGCTGCTACTTCCCCTAAACCAGTGGATGCCTACAGACCTAGCAGCAGCTTAAGGAAACCTGTCATTCGTTCCTCACCATCCTCACCCTCAAGAGCCAAAG GTGGGGACGCATGCAACATGTATTCAAACAGTTTGACCTCCTCAGGTCCTTATCAGCAGCCCTTACTGCCCCCTGTCCCTCCTAACCCTGTCCGTTGCCACGAGGACGCCAACCAGGATGGCAGCTCTTCCTCAAAACAGTCTGAGTGTTTTAAGAACAGCTGGCAGGTAAAACATCGCGATGCTGAGACATGGAGCAGTGCAGAGGAGGTGCCACCCTCCCCTGGCAAGATGAAGTCACGGAGTTGTGACGACTTACTCAATGATGGACATTCTGGCTCAGGTGGGCGCAATGCGACCCGCTCAGAAAGCGCTGGGTCGTTGGTGTGTGACGGGATTCCCTCGACAGCCTCAGCCTCCACTCGTTCACTGCCTCGGCTCCACCGTCGACGGGCTCATGATTCGCCAGGCTTTCTCCAGCTCTATCGTAAAATGCATCAGATTGATCGAGCTCACCTCATCCCATCAGAAGTTATCCGCTCGGTCCGTGCTCGCATCCTGGAGCTAGAACGCCAACCTCACCTGCATCGGCATCGCCTCTCTCCTTGGACACCCTCTTGGGGTGTGGAAGTGCCACGCGATATGGTGCCAAATCGCATTTCTGAATATGAACGTCTTATTCAGAAGTCCAAATCAATGCCAAACTTGGGTGATAGTGAGGTGCCTTCAGGCACCACCACACCAGGTGGCTCGTCATCTCGAGCTagcagtggtggtggtggcacaCCCAGTTTTCCAAAACGTCGTTTTTCCATAGAATCTTTACTAGAGGAAGACAACAATGGCAACAGTGGAACCGCATCTCATAGCATGGATCACTTGCATCGGCCTCGCAGCCCACCAGAGGGCCAGCCTCGTGTCGGGCCAGAACCTGGCCGTGGCCGCTCCTTTCCTGCTCCTCCGGTTCCCCGAGGCCCACAAGCCAACCCCGACTATTCAGACAGTGAACAAGACGCTGTTGCCTCTGACCTCAGTGATTTCATCCAGGTAGAGGGCTCCTCATTTTGCAGTGAGAGTGACTTTGACCATTGCTCACTAACCTCCTCTGAGAGTCTGTACGGGTCTTCCAcccttcatcatcaccacctccgtcatcaccaccatcatcaccaccatcattcTGGTCACCAAAGTCTAAGCCAGACCCAGGGCTACCAACACCGCCACCTCATCAGCACCTGCAAAGGCCGCTGCCCAGCCTCATACACCCGTttcaccaccatgcttcgcCATGAGAGAGAACGAGCGCGGCAGGAGCACCAGAGACCTTCACAGCAGAGCCGCAGCAGCCATTCCCAAATCCAGAGCTCACAGTCACAGCAAGCGATGTCCAAGCTGGCCTTCCTGGTCAGCCCAGTGCCTTTCCGCAGGAAAAAGGGCTCACCACCTACCTCTAGAAGAAGCAGTGGCGGCGGAGGTCGAGGTAGCAGACCCAAGTCCAAGCAGGCCATTTATGAAGCACTCGATGCAGCCTTGAGAGACATATATGAGCACATTCAAGCAGACAGAGGCCACAGAAACACTAGGGCACCGGATGATAGCATCCTGAGGAGAATCCTGGCTGAACTGCTGCCAAATGTGCCTGAACGAAGCTCCTCGTTGCGGGGGCGGAGGGGGTGTTGGCACGGGGGTCACTCATCTGCATCTTTGTACCCAGATGGGAGCCCCACTGGGTACGCCTCATATAGAGGGGAGCCCTCCACACCGCGGCTACAGTCACCGATCAGTGCCTGTTACGGACGACACTTGGAGACCTCAAACAATAATGAATATGACGAGGAGCAGGGCAATGGAAACAGTCTCTGTTATTCAG ACCAGGATGTCTCCAGGAGTTATTCCACCATGGATGGACGCCACACACCTCAGAGTAGAAGACCTACTCCTGACAGAGAG GTCTCCCATAAACAGATGACACAACTTATTCTgttctctctcctccatcagAAACAGCCTGCGAGAGCCATTTATGATTTTAAGGCACAAACTGCTAA GGAGCTGACGTTTAAAAAGGGTGATGCAGTGAACATCATCAGGCAGATAGATACCAACTGGTATGAAGGAGAGCACCGAGGACGGGTGGGAATTTTCCCCATATCATACGTAGAG AAGATGCCGtccacagagaaacagcagccCGTCCGTCCTCCTCCCCCAGCACATGTCAGAGAGATTGGAGAAGCAGTGGCACGCTACAACTTCAACGCTGATACTAATGTGGAGCTATCACTAAGAAAG GGTGAGAGAGTGATTGTGATCAGGCAGGTGGATCAGAACTGGTACGAGGGGAAGATCCCAGACACAACCAAACAGGGCATCTTTCCTGTGTCCTACGTCGACATTGTCAAACGCTCCCCGTCCAAGAGCTCCACCCACCACATCGATCCGCACGGTTACCCCGGCAACAGGACACCAAGCTCCACACCCATCAAG CGATTAGTACAAGATGCACTCCATGGTGGAGGAGACCC GTACCAGGCCTTGTACAACTACGTGCCTCGCAACGAGGATGAGCTGGAGCTGAGAGAAGGAGACATCGTTGACGTGATGGAGAAGTGCGACGATGGCTGGTTTGTTG GGACCTCTCGAAGGAGCAAGCTGTTTGGAACCTTCCCAGGAAACTACGTGAAGCAGCTATAA